A region of Zeugodacus cucurbitae isolate PBARC_wt_2022May chromosome 5, idZeuCucr1.2, whole genome shotgun sequence DNA encodes the following proteins:
- the LOC105209993 gene encoding tryptophan 2,3-dioxygenase, whose protein sequence is MACPYAGNGSLHDDTATPLGSEIGMIYGEYLMLDKVLSAQRMLSVVDNRPVHDEHLFIVTHQAYELWFKQIIFELDSIREMLNIEDLEESKTLEILKRLNRIVLILKLLVDQVPILETMTPLDFMDFRTYLAPASGFQSLQFRLIENKLGVKTDQRVKYNQKYSEAFGTESAAMEAIQKSENEPSMLDLIQKWLERTPGLETDGFNFWAKFQASVDKFLAEQVHTAMQEPVEAARNYHLMDIEKRREVYRSIFDRDVHEALVSRGDRRFSYKALQGAIMITFYRDEPRFSQPHQMLTLLMDIDSLITKWRYNHVIMVQRMIGSQQLGTGGSSGYQYLRSTLSDRYKVFLDLFNLSTFLIPRDAIPPLDVSMRKELIN, encoded by the exons ATGGCTTGTCCGTACGCTGGAAATGG TTCATTACACGATGACACCGCGACTCCCCTGGGTTCCGAGATAGGCATGATCTATGGCGAGTATCTGATGTTGGACAAGGTTCTGAGTGCGCAGCGCATGCTCTCTGTGGTGGATAATCGGCCCGTACACGATGAGCATCTCTTCATCGTCACACATCAAG caTATGAGCTATGGTTCAAGCAGATAATTTTTGAACTCGACTCCATACGCGAAATGTTGAACATAGAAGATCTTGAGGAATCCAAGacattggaaattttaaaacgtCTCAATCGTATAGTGCTCATACTTAAG CTACTCGTCGATCAAGTGCCAATATTGGAGACCATGACCCCACTGGACTTCATGGATTTTCGCACATATCTCGCGCCGGCATCCGGTTTTCAGAGTTTACAATTTCGTCTGATTGAAAATAAGTTGGGCGTCAAGACCGATCAACGTGTCAAATACAATCAAAAATACTCGGAAGCGTTCGGCACTGAATCGGCCGCCATGGAAGCTATACAGAAATCCGAAAATGAGCCGTCCATGTTGGATTTAATACAGAAGTGGCTCGAACGTACACCGGGACTTGAGACGGACGGCTTCAACTTCTGGGCGAAATTTCAAGCGAGCGTGGATAAATTTTTGGCAGAGCAAGTGCATACCGCCATG CAAGAGCCCGTCGAAGCGGCGCGCAACTACCATCTGATGGACATTGAGAAGCGACGCGAGGTCTATCGCAGCATCTTTGATCGTGACGTGCACGAGGCGTTGGTGTCGCGTGGCGATCGCCGCTTCAGCTACAAGGCTCTGCAGGGCGCCATCATGATCACCTTCTACCGCGACGAGCCGCGTTTCAGCCAACCGCATCAGATGCTGACGCTGTTGATGGACATCGATTCGCTAATAACGAAGTGGCGCT ACAATCACGTGATCATGGTGCAACGCATGATCGGTTCACAGCAGCTGGGCACTGGCGGCTCTTCGGGCTATCAGTACTTGCGCTCCACACTCAG TGATCGTTACAAGGTGTTCTTGGATTTGTTCAATTTGTCAACGTTTCTTATTCCACGCGATGCCATTCCACCGCTCGATGTCTCAATGCGCAAGGAGTTGATTAATTGA